From the Phyllopteryx taeniolatus isolate TA_2022b chromosome 16, UOR_Ptae_1.2, whole genome shotgun sequence genome, one window contains:
- the ep300b gene encoding histone acetyltransferase p300 isoform X3 codes for MADNVLESGPSSAKRPKLSSPALSVSASDGNDFGSLFDLEHDLPDELISSSDLGLTNGGDINQLHTSLGGIGMGGQDAAAKHKQLSELLRTGAPSQQVGPASNTTGLGGSMGILGGVNISPGAPQGIPPQGQQQQPGLMQQVGMVGGVASLNRVTAMMGGQRGSNGQQQQGMMAGHVLNGSSRMGYPGSAGMGNNSNLLAETLQQQQGGQQMGSGGQPGIRPQQPGALNKMNMIANMGPYGGPYGQSAGQGLPGAGLSPQLQNKAGMANNLPSQFNMDKKVPAGQTIPGMTPQQQQPPGIGGVSVGGAAVGAAQVGLGAVGAGPCTTPPTADPEKRKLIQQQLVLLLHAHKCQRREQANGEVRQCNLPHCRTMKNVLNHMTHCQAGKSCQVAHCASSRQIISHWKNCTRHDCPVCLPLKNAGDKRNQQSLVSSAGLGLVNSIGSGVPGGQSNTPNLNPPNQIDPSSIERAYAALGLTYQGNQMQQQPPQANMPNQGMQGQPGMRSLNVMGGNSIGVNGGVQPPNHQASLLPDAMLQNTLNAQSLMSDGVGNLGSMPTAAPPSAAMRKSWHEDITQDLRNHLVHKLVQAIFPTPDPAALKDRRMENLVAYARKVEGDMYESANSRAEYYHLLAEKIYKIQKELEEKRRTRLQKQGMMPGQPGLATSGFPQGPLSLGQPPMAPGPPLNGPHADPSMIRPGGPNQMANRMQNPAGINQFGQMGMQSMGQRSTPPLPLNAPMNQMGMGSARMGQPNVTQLQNQYLPPSQFPGSSPGLGSGPVGVNQPGSQAAVPLQNQMSTPPSLPAGSPSAQSATPAPGSAASGGSVGTVCGKGPLPNLPPSSTSNQPNTFPHCPPIRTNSPSPARSLTPQPHQTAPTIPRSQTPQPQTPGTPQLPPQHQQQASQPQQPSGQVGSSEKAIQLPQQTLGGVTTSGLQAGQASLVPIQNAHVPLQLPPTPLSPKPPVTADVQVSSPASVSSSTEPSSQLGPAPIQEDIKMEVKKQEEEEDEGDETQGEGKCLGKTGKVEPDVKAEEKFDIKKEKLSEEGCKAEAMDTSSSSVSSSVETGEDKKPEVKKEPKEQDEASVASPASTQSKKKIFKPEELRQALMPTLEALYRQDPESLPFRQPVDPQLLGIPVRIRTSNKTNLDYFDIVKNPMDLSTIKRKLDTGQYQEPWQYVEDIWLMFNNAWLYNRKTSRVYKYCSKLAEVFETEIDPVMQGLGYCCGRKFEFSPQTLCCYGKQLCTIQRDAAYFSYQNRYHFCEKCFNEIQGESVSLGDDPSQPQTSISKDQFQRKKNDTLDPELLVECTDCGRKMHQICVLHNETIWPSGFVCDNCLKMANKTRKENKYAAKRLPQTKLGSYLESRVNDYIKRQNHLEAGEVTIRVVHVSDKVVEVKPGMKSRFVDSGEMSESFPYRMKALFAFEDIDGADVCFFGMHVQEYGSDCPPPNQRRVYISYLDSVHFFKPRHLRTAVYHEILLGYLEYAKRLGFTTGHIWACPPSEGDDYIFHCHPADQKIPKPKRLQEWYKRMLDKAVSERIVHDYKDIFKQATEDRLTSAKELPYFEGDFWPNVLEESIKELEQEEEERKREENSTCNESTDATKGDSKNAKKKNNKKTSKNKSSLSRANKKKPGMPNVSNDLSQKLYATMEKHKEVFFVIRLIAGPTANSLPPITDPDPLMACDLMDGRDAFLTLARDKHLEFSSLRRSMWSSMCMLVELHNQSQDRFVYTCNECKHHVETRFHCTVCEDYDLCITCYNIKGHEHKMDKLGLGLDDDSNNQAAAATQSPGDSRRLSIQRCIQSLVHACQCRNANCSLPSCQKMKRVVQHTKSCKRKTNGGCPICKQLIALCCYHAKHCQENKCPVPFCLNIKQKLRQQQLQHRLQQAQMLRRRMASMQRVGQPAGGQPGGPVMGLPSPGTNGITAPSTPTSVGTQPATPQTPTQTVPSLPQQGLGPGPGLQQAPQPGGMSVQGGMPPQQQQLHHQFQQMPGGGGGTGGIMSSPQHQHHMLTQVQQQQSGPGTNHQQLHQHPNNMPAFASRPPGSSPIHQSQGKPVLGSATPPRQQPGCPIMAGNIGGQPPNQPQGQPALPQQQQPSGPPPAAVEIAMKIQRVADAQRKMALQRQVAAGLMPPHPHHQQGQGQPMPLGHPGTGGPVGPQGVPPQNQAAMQSARAHMEQHQSAPAGMMVGAGGAMLHQQQQQQQQQQQQQQQQGNIPQGQIPSQVQLQQQRMGAPLQNPQQQWTGQGMPPQQRQAMMNQMGHHQVLMVAQQQQQQQLQQQQAQSHNAMMNMAQQQQQQPPGAAGVVLGGAGPGAAGVPGAGAGGNITQAALQDLLRTLRSPSSPLQQQQVLNILRSNPQLMAAFIKQRASKYKGGAGGPAPTGGPAGNVIAGGGPQVNMSAAGAGQSGMHMGAQGGTNIATMAQLQQVQQQQQMQQQIQQQQQQQLQQQQQMQQQQRPVLSGLQQQQVAALQQQQAAGRGLQGQGPQMANLNNPQFRELLMRRHLQQQQQQQQQQSQQQHQQQMGVNHGQCQQPQPPQGQGYMGQPGMQPPPVGQGPPGGPPLGPQQPGGPPNQQGPSYPGSAQQQATAALQQRLQQQHQHHLQMQQQNAMAGLPGGDSGPGGGGSVGPPQPPQAPQTGQNGPPPSQALLQQALHQRLLHQQQHLATGGSPAQHSNPMSPQQPPQMAQSPHPHLQGQTLPTSLANQVRSPQPSPRPQSQPPHSSPSPRMQPQPSPHHISPQMQTGSPHPAHLNQHHPGMVVPQQPSSQQQQQNSMEQFGSDQSAMLSQLSGMAGLHGQGGSSQDPLGQNLNHNPLDIM; via the exons ATTTTGGTTCACTCTTTGACCTTGAGCACGACCTCCCAGACGAGCTCATCAGCTCCTCAGACCTGGGGCTGACCAATGGAGGCGACATCAACCAACTCCATACCAGTCTCGGAGGGATTGGTATGGGAGGCCAGGATGCTGCTGCAAAACATAAAcagttgtctgaacttttgcgTACTGGGGCGCCTTCACAGCAGGTTGGCCCTGCTTCCAACACTACTGGACTAGGGGGTTCCATGGGCATATTGGGAGGTGTCAACATCTCCCCTGGTGCACCTCAAGGCATACCCCCCCAGGGCCAGCAGCAGCAACCCGGACTCATGCAGCAGGTTGGGATGGTTGGAGGGGTTGCATCACTGAATCGGGTAACTGCAATGATGGGTGGCCAGAGGGGCAGCAATGGACAGCAACAGCAAGGCATGATGGCGGGTCATGTGTTGAACGGCTCGTCAAGAATGGGTTATCCGGGCAGTGCAGGCATGGGTAACAACAGTAATCTTTTAGCTGAAACCCTACAGCAGCAGCAGGGTGGTCAGCAAATGGGTTCCGGTGGTCAGCCAGGTATACGACCACAGCAGCCAGGAGCACTGAACAAG ATGAATATGATTGCCAATATGGGCCCCTATGGTGGTCCCTATGGTCAGTCTGCTGGCCAGGGGCTGCCTGGAGCAGGGCTGAGCCCACAACTCCAGAATAAGGCCGGAATGGCCAACAATTTGCCCAGCCAGTTTAACATGGACAAGAAAGTGCCAGCGGGGCAAACCATTCCTGGAATg AcgcctcagcagcagcagcctccAGGCATTGGCGGTGTATCAGTCGGTGGAGCAGCAGTGGGAGCGGCTCAGGTTGGACTCGGTGCTGTAGGGGCAGGTCCCTGCACAACGCCCCCTACAGCAGACCCGGAGAAGCGTAAGCTTATTCAACAGCAGCTGGTCCTTTTGCTCCACGCACATAAGTGCCAGCGAAGGGAGCAGGCTAACGGGGAAGTGAGACAGTGCAACCTGCCTCATTGTCGCACCATGAAGAACGTACTGAACCACATGACTCATTGCCAGGCTGGCAAGTCTTGCCAGG TGGCGCATTGTGCCTCATCAAGACAAATCATCTCTCACTGGAAGAACTGCACGCGACATGACTGTCCTGTATGCCTGCCTTTGAAAAACGCTGGAGACAAAAGGAACCAGCAAT CTCTGGTCAGCAGTGCAGGCCTGGGTTTGGTGAATTCTATAGGTTCAGGAGTACCAGGTGGACAGTCTAATACTCCAAACCTGAATCCGCCAAATCAGATTGACCCCAGCTCCATAGAGAGGGCCTACGCTGCTCTTGGTCTGACCTACCAGGGCAACCAGATGCAGCAACAGCCACCCCAGGCCAACATGCCAAACCAGGGGATGCAGGGGCAACCTGGGATGCGGAGTCTGAATGTCATGG GAGGAAATTCAATAGGAGTGAATGGTGGCGTGCAGCCCCCTAACCATCAGGCATCCCTGCTTCCAGATGCCATGTTGCAAAATACTTTAAATGCTCAGAG TTTGATGAGCGATGGTGTGGGGAACCTGGGATCCATGCCTACTGCAGCTCCTCCTTCAGCAGCTATGAGGAAGTCTTGGCATGAAGACATCACGCAAGACCTGCGCAACCACCTTGTGCATAAACT GGTGCAGGCCATCTTTCCCACTCCTGACCCAGCTGCTCTGAAGGACCGGCGGATGGAAAATCTGGTGGCATATGCTCGAAAAGTAGAGGGGGACATGTATGAGTCAGCCAACAGTAGG GCGGAGTACTACCACCTCCTGGCAGAGAAGATCTACAAGATCCAAAAGGAGCttgaggagaagaggaggaCACGTCTCCAAAAGCAGGGAATGATGCCAGGTCAACCTGGCTTGGCCACCTCAGGCTTCCCACAGGGGCCTCTCAGCCTGGGTCAGCCCCCCATGGCCCCAGGGCCACCTCTAA ATGGTCCTCATGCTGATCCGTCCATGATACGACCTGGAGGACCAAATCAGATGGCTAACAGGATGCAGAACCCAGCAG GAATTAACCAGTTTGGCCAGATGGGGATGCAGTCAATGGGTCAAAGGTCGACACCTCCGCTTCCACTCAATGCTCCAATGAACCAG ATGGGTATGGGATCAGCAAGGATGGGTCAGCCAAATGTCACGCAGTTACAGAACCAGTACCTCCCACCAAGCCAGTTTCCTGGGTCAAGTCCTGGTCTTGGTTCTGGTCCTGTTGGCGTGAACCAGCCAGGATCTCAGGCTGCAGTGCCGCTG CAGAACCAGATGTCAACTCCGCCTTCGCTCCCTGCCGGCAgcccttcagcccagtctgctACCCCTGCCCCTGGCTCTGCAGCCTCTGGCGGCTCTGTGGGGACTGTCTGTGGTAAAGGGCCTCTGCCCAACTTGCCTCCATCCTCCACGTCAAACCAGCCCAACACATTTCCTCACTGCCCACCCATCCGAACAAACTCTCCCTCACCAGCACGCAGCTTAACACCTCAACCTCATCAGACAGCTCCCACCATACCTCGTTCTCAGACACCACAGCCACAGACCCCGGGTACACCCCAGCTGCCTCCTCAGCATCAACAGCAAGCATCTCAGCCGCAGCAACCATCAGGGCAGGTGGGGAGCTCTGAGAAGGCTATTCAGCTTCCACAGCAGACCCTTGGGGGTGTGACTACGTCAGGCCTCCAGGCAGGTCAGGCTTCTTTGGTGCCTATCCAGAATGCACATGTGCCACTGCAGCTGCCCCCGACACCA CTGTCTCCGAAGCCACCTGTAACAGCAGATGTTCAGGTGTCTTCACCAGCCTCAGTCAGCAGCAGTACTGAGCCAAGCTCACAGCTTGGCCCTGCTCCCATCCAAGAGGATATCAAAATGGAAGTGAAAAaacaggaggaagaagaggacgaAGGAGATGAAACTCAAGGAGAGGGCAAGTGTCTGGGAAAGACGGGCAAAGTTGAGCCTGACGTTAAAGCGGAGGAGAAGTTTGAT ataaaaaaagaaaaattatcaGAAGAAGGGTGTAAAGCAGAGGCCATGGACACATCTTCATCCTCTGTGTCTTCGTCAGTGGAAACTGGGGAAGATAAAAAGCCAGAGGTTAAAAAAGAGCCCAAAGAGCAAGATGAGGCTTCTGTAGCTTCCCCAGCCAGCACTCAGAGCAAGAAGAAAA TCTTTAAGCCAGAGGAGCTGCGTCAGGCTCTGATGCCCACCTTGGAGGCTCTGTACCGGCAGGACCCAGAGTCCCTCCCCTTCCGTCAGCCGGTGGACCCCCAGTTACTGGGAATACCCGTACGTATTCGAACTAGTAACAAAACTAACCTG GACTACTTTGACATCGTGAAGAACCCCATGGACCTGTCAACCATCAAGCGGAAACTGGACACAGGGCAGTACCAAGAGCCTTGGCAGTATGTCGAGGATATCTGGCTGATGTTCAACAACGCTTGGTTGTACAACCGCAAGACATCCCGTGTGTACAAGTACTGCTCCAAGCTGGCTGAGGTGTTTGAGACTGAGATTGATCCTGTCATGCAGGGCCTAGGATATTGCTGTGGAAGGAAG TTTGAGTTTTCCCCCCAAACTCTATGCTGCTATGGAAAACAATTATGCACCATCCAGCGTGATGCTGCTTATTTTAGCTATCAGAACAG GTACCACTTCTGTGAGAAGTGTTTCAACGAAATCCAGGGCGAGAGCGTCTCCCTGGGTGACGACCCCTCCCAGCCTCAGAC GTCCATCAGCAAAGACCAATTCCAGCGAAAGAAGAATGACACTCTTGACCCCGAGTT GCTTGTGGAATGTACCGACTGTGGTCGTAAAATGCACCAGATCTGTGTCCTGCATAATGAAACCATTTGGCCTTCAGG CTTTGTGTGTGACAACTGTCTCAAGATGGCCAACAAGACACGGAAAGAGAACAAATATGCAGCTAAGA GGCTTCCTCAGACCAAGCTGGGGAGCTATTTGGAGTCACGAGTGAATGACTACATCAAAAGGCAGAACCACCTTGAGGCTGGCGAGGTCACCATCCGTGTGGTCCATGTCTCCGACAAGGTGGTTGAGGTCAAACCAGGCATGAAGTCCAG GTTTGTGGACAGTGGCGAGATGTCAGAGTCTTTCCCATACAGGATGAAAGCCTTATTTGCCTTTGAGGATATCGATGGCGcagatgtgtgtttttttggaatgcacGTTCAAGAGTACGGCTCTGATTGCCCACCTCCCAACCAGAGACGAGTGTATATCTCTTACCTGGACAGTGTTCACTTCTTTAAACCTCGACACCTCAGGACCGCTGTTTATCATGAGATATTGCTTGGTTACCTGGAATATGCAAAGAGGCTGGG GTTTACAACAGGCCATATCTGGGCGTGTCCTCCCAGTGAGGGCGATGATTACATCTTCCATTGTCACCCAGCGGACCAGAAGATCCCCAAGCCAAAAAGGCTGCAAGAGTGGTACAAGAGGATGCTGGACAAGGCGGTCTCTGAGCGTATCGTCCATGACTACAAG GACATCTTCAAACAGGCAACAGAGGACCGCCTGACAAGTGCGAAGGAGCTGCCATACTTTGAGGGAGACTTTTGGCCCAACGTACTGGAGGAGAGCATCAAGGAgctggagcaggaggaggaggagaggaagagggAGGAGAACAGTACCTGCAATGAGAGTACTGAT GCCACAAAAGGAGACAGCAAGAATGCCAAAAAGAAGAACAATAAAAAGACGAGCAAGAACAAGAGCAGCTTGAGCCGTGCCAACAAGAAGAAGCCAGGGATGCCCAACGTGTCCAATGACCTTTCCCAGAAACTCTATGCCACCATGGAGAAACATAAGGAG GTCTTCTTTGTCATCCGACTCATCGCTGGCCCCACCGCCAACTCGCTGCCCCCCATCACTGACCCTGACCCCCTGATGGCCTGTGACCTGATGGACGGCCGGGACGCCTTCCTGACGTTGGCAAGGGACAAGCACCTGGAGTTCAGCTCTCTCAGGAGGTCCATGTGGAGTTCCATGTGTATGTTGGTGGAGCTCCATAATCAGAGCCAGGACCGTTTTGTCTACACTTGCAATGAGTGTAAACATCATGTGGAGACACGCTTCCACTGCACTGTTTGTGAG GACTATGACTTGTGCATCACCTGCTATAACATTAAAGGCCACGAGCACAAAATGGACAAATTGGGGCTTGGGCTGGATGATGACAGCAACAACCAGGCAGCGGCAGCTACCCAGAGTCCGGGAGACTCTCGCCGCCTGAGCATCCAGCGTTGCATCCAGTCACTGGTCCACGCTTGCCAGTGCCGCAATGCCAACTGCTCGCTGCCATCGTGCCAGAAGATGAAGCGTGTTGTTCAGCACACCAAAAGCTGCAAACGCAAGACAAATGGCGGCTGTCCTATTTGCAAACAGCTCATCGCTCTGTGCTGCTATCATGCCAAACACTGTCAGGAGAACAAATGTCCTGTGCCCTTCTGCCTCAACATCAAGCAAAAGCTCCGGCAGCAGCAACTGCAACATCGGCTCCAACAGGCGCAGATGTTAAGAAGGCGGATGGCCAGCATGCAGAGGGTGGGGCAGCCTGCTGGGGGTCAACCAGGAGGACCTGTCATGGGACTTCCGTCACCAGGCACAAATGGCATAACTGCACCCAGTACGCCGACATCTGTTGGAACTCAACCTGCAACTCCTCAGACACCGACGCAGACCGTGCCCTCGCTCCCTCAACAAGGATTGGGGCCTGGCCCCGGACTTCAACAAGCTCCTCAACCAGGTGGGATGTCTGTGCAAGGTGGCATGcctcctcagcagcaacagctTCACCACCAGTTTCAGCAGATGCCAGGTGGAGGAGGCGGCACCGGAGGCATAATGAGCTCCCCTCAACATCAGCACCACATGCTCACGCAGGTGCAGCAACAGCAAAGTGGGCCAGGAACCAACCATCAACAACTCCACCAACACCCAAACAACATGCCAGCATTTGCCAGCAGGCCTCCTGGTTCCTCTCCAATCCACCAATCCCAAGGAAAACCTGTTCTCGGATCAGCGACGCCTCCTCGGCAACAACCCGGTTGCCCCATCATGGCTGGTAACATCGGGGGCCAGCCTCCCAACCAACCCCAAGGCCAGCCAGCTCTTCCACAGCAGCAGCAACCTTCTGGCCCTCCACCAGCTGCAGTTGAGATCGCGATGAAGATCCAGAGGGTGGCCGACGCCCAGAGGAAGATGGCCCTGCAGAGACAAGTGGCTGCAGGCCTGATGCCTCCTCACCCCCACCATCAACAAGGCCAAGGTCAACCGATGCCCTTGGGACACCCGGGGACTGGAGGGCCGGTTGGACCGCAGGGCGTGCCGCCACAAAACCAAGCTGCAATGCAGTCCGCCCGGGCCCACATGGAGCAGCATCAGAGTGCTCCAGCTGGGATGATGGTCGGCGCTGGTGGGGCCATGCTAcatcaacaacagcaacagcaacagcaacagcagcagcagcagcagcagcaaggcAACATTCCACAGGGCCAGATCCCATCTCAGGTTCAACTTCAACAGCAGAGGATGGGCGCTCCACTTCAAAACCCACAACAGCAGTGGACAGGCCAAGGGATGCCCCCCCAGCAGAGACAGGCCATGATGAACCAAATGGGCCATCATCAAGTTTTGATGGTAgcgcaacagcagcagcaacaacaactgcAGCAGCAACAAGCTCAGAGCCATAATGCCATGATGAATATGGCtcaacaacagcaacagcagccGCCAGGTGCCGCTGGTGTGGTGCTAGGAGGGGCTGGGCCCGGGGCCGCAGGCGTCCCAGGAGCCGGCGCAGGCGGCAACATCACCCAGGCGGCACTACAGGATCTTTTACGCACTCTTCGCTCGCCCAGCTCGCCGCTCCAGCAGCAACAAGTCCTCAACATCCTACGCTCCAACCCTCAACTAATGGCCGCTTTCATTAAACAGAGGGCCTCAAAGTACAAGGGGGGGGCAGGAGGTCCCGCACCCACTGGGGGGCCTGCCGGGAACGTCATTGCTGGAGGGGGGCCACAGGTGAACATGAGTGCGGCCGGCGCGGGCCAGTCGGGGATGCACATGGGGGCCCAGGGTGGGACAAACATCGCCACTATGGCCCAGCTACAGCaagtgcagcagcagcagcagatgcaACAGCAAattcaacagcagcagcagcagcagttgcaacagcagcagcagatgcAACAGCAGCAGAGACCAGTCCTTAGTGGTTTACAGCAGCAGCAAGTTGCAGCTCTCCAGCAGCAACAAGCCGCAGGAAGAGGTCTGCAGGGCCAGGGACCACAAATGGCGAATCTTAACAATCCCCAATTCAGAGAACTGCTCATGAGGAGAcatctgcagcagcagcagcagcagcagcagcagcaatcaCAACAACAGCATCAACAGCAAATGGGGGTCAACCACGGTCAGTGTCAGCAGCCCCAGCCCCCACAGGGCCAGGGTTACATGGGCCAGCCTGGGATGCAGCCACCCCCAGTGGGACAGGGCCCCCCAGGAGGTCCACCCCTCGGCCCTCAGCAGCCCGGGGGTCCCCCTAACCAGCAGGGTCCGAGTTACCCGGGCTCAGCCCAGCAACAGGCCACAGCTGCACTGCAGCAAAGGCTCCAGCAACAACACCAACACCACCTCCAGATGCAGCAGCAGAACGCCATGGCAGGCCTCCCCGGGGGGGATTCCGGGCCTGGGGGCGGGGGCAGCGTGGGACCCCCGCAGCCCCCCCAGGCCCCTCAGACCGGTCAAAACGGCCCCCCGCCTTCTCAGGCCCTGCTTCAACAGGCCCTCCACCAGAGGTTGCTTCACCAACAGCAACATCTCGCCACCGGAGGCTCGCCGGCACAGCACAGCAATCCCATGAGCCCCCAGCAGCCCCCCCAGATGGCCCAGTCCCCTCACCCTCACCTCCAGGGCCAGACGCTGCCCACCTCCCTGGCCAACCAGGTGCGCTCCCCCCAGCCCTCACCCAGACCCCAGTCCCAACCGCCACACTCCAGCCCGTCACCACGCATGCAGCCCCAGCCGTCCCCTCACCACATATCTCCCCAGATGCAGACGGGATCCCCCCACCCGGCCCACCTGAACCAGCACCACCCAGGTATGGTGGTCCCACAGCAGCCTTCgtcccagcagcagcagcagaactcTATGGAACAGTTTGGCTCGGACCAGAGTGCCATGTTATCTCAGCTGAGTGGGATGGCGGGTCTCCATGGACAGGGGGGAAGCAGTCAGGACCCACTGGGCCAGAACTTAAATCACAACCCTTTAGACATCATGTAG